From the Candidatus Methylomirabilota bacterium genome, the window GCGGGCGCAGGCGCAGGCGCGCTCGTCGAAGGGCTCGTGCTGGGGGCGGCCGGGGTGGGCTGCAGGGGGGCGGCCGGGGCCCTCGTCGAGGCTGTCGGTGCGGGAGCCGACGCGGCGGTCGTGGCCGGGCGTTTCGGGCAGCCCGTGACCAGCAGCATCAGGGCGAGGAGGGGCAGCAGGAGATACAAGGTATCCCGTCGTTGCGTCATGAAATCGAACCCTCCTTTGATGTCGCGGTTGACCCGGATGCTGCGCGCTATGGATCCTATCACGGAAGACGCGGCGACCATGCAGGACTTGCCGAGTCCGCGGGCGCATTCGCGATCGGCTGCTGCTCGGAGCCGTCGGGGAGCATCGTGAACACCTTGCTCCCGCGCACCCGGTTCGACTGGAAAGCGAGGTGACGCCCGCTCGGGGACCACGCCGCGCTCTCGTTGTCGCCGGGCCCGGTGGTGAGGCGTCGGAGCGCCGAGCCGTCAGGCCCTACCGCCCACAGATCGTGCGCGCCCTGGCGCGAGGTGAACACGATGGTGTCGCCCTTGGGCGACCAGCGCGGCTGCGTGTTGAAGCCGGACTGCGTGAGGCGGCGCAGATTGGCGCCTTCCGCGTCCATCACATAGATCTGGGCGCTGCCGCTCCGGTCGGACACGAACGCGATCTCGCGGCCGGTGGGCGACCACGCGGGCTCGGTGTCGATCGACGGATGCGTGGTGAGCCGGCGAAACGCGCCGCTCGCCAGTGTCAGCACGTAGATCTCAGGGTTGCCGTCTTTCGACAGCGTGAGCGCCACCTGCCGGCCGTCCGGGCTCCAGGCGGGCGAGGAATTGATCCCGAGGAAGCCGGCGAGGAGCTGCACGGGACGCCGCTCGAACGCGAAGAGCCGGTAGAGATACGGATAGCCGCGCATGTACGAGGTGAACGCGAGCGAGCGCGCGTCCGGGCTCCAGCGGGGCGAGATGTTGATGGACTGGTTCGCGGTGAGGGGGACCGGGGCCGCCCCGTCGTAGTCCATGGTGTAGATCTCCCTCGCGCTGCCCCGCAGGGCGACGAAGGCGATCTTGGTGTCGGCGTCACCCAGCTCCCCGGTGAACTGGAACACGACCTCGTCGGCGATCTTGTGGGCGAGGCGGCGCGGCTCCGACGGCACCACCGCAAACTTCTTGGTCGCGATCTGGCGCAGCTGCGGTGACGTGAGGTCGTAGAGCCGCATCTCGCCCTCGATCCGGTCCGGGCGCGGCGTGACCACCACGTG encodes:
- the tolB gene encoding Tol-Pal system beta propeller repeat protein TolB — translated: MSTPRRLAFAFAALLAAAALLLVPPPAARSQAPDVLLNVIAGGAKKLNLFMPDFTVTGAPDPAGLSRSLAEVTGKDLTFSTLFSVVGGQPPLPAGNPDAVQKAWTEAAAAGAHAALHVVVTPRPDRIEGEMRLYDLTSPQLRQIATKKFAVVPSEPRRLAHKIADEVVFQFTGELGDADTKIAFVALRGSAREIYTMDYDGAAPVPLTANQSINISPRWSPDARSLAFTSYMRGYPYLYRLFAFERRPVQLLAGFLGINSSPAWSPDGRQVALTLSKDGNPEIYVLTLASGAFRRLTTHPSIDTEPAWSPTGREIAFVSDRSGSAQIYVMDAEGANLRRLTQSGFNTQPRWSPKGDTIVFTSRQGAHDLWAVGPDGSALRRLTTGPGDNESAAWSPSGRHLAFQSNRVRGSKVFTMLPDGSEQQPIANAPADSASPAWSPRLP